The Thalassolituus oleivorans MIL-1 genome includes the window CCACCCAGAAGACGTCGATTTGTTAGCTAATATGTCTAACGTTGCGGCGGCTGGTTTCTGCCCATTCATCTCTGCCGCTGGTGCAGGTATGTTTGGTTTTGATGATTTTACTGAGCTATCTAAGCCACGCGATTTAGGTGCGATTTTCGAATCTCAGGAATACATCAAATGGCGTAGCTTCCGCGATAGCGAAGATTCTCGCTTCGTAACGCTAGTAATGCCACGCGTACTTTCTCGCTTGCCGTATGGTGCTGCCTCTAAGCCAGTTGAAAGCTTCAATTTTGAAGAATTCGAATTGGATGAGTCCGGCATGTCAAAAGCTGCTGGCCATGACGATTACTGCTGGATGAATGCCGCTTATGTTATGGGCACAACCCTAACTCGTGCATTCGCAGAAAACTCTTGGTGTACCGCTATTCGTGGTGCTGAAGGTGGCCGTGTTGAAGGCTTACCATCACACATCTTTAAGAGTGATGACGGGGATACCGATCAGAAGTGCCCAACTGAAGTGGGTATTACTGACCGTCGTGAAGCAGAGCTTTCGAACCAAGGCTTCTTGCCACTATGTCACTACAAAAATACCGATTACTCAGTATTTTTTGGTGCGCAGTCTGCACAAAAGCAAAAGGTTTATGACGATCCAGATGCAACGGCTAACGCCTCTATCTCTGCACGTCTTCCATACTTGATGGCGACTTCTCGTATTGCTCATTACTTAAAAGTGATGGCACGCGATAAAGTGGGTTCATTTATGCAGGCAGAGAATTGCGAGCGCTGGTTAAACCAGTGGATCTCTCAATACACCAACTCAAATCCAGATGCGTCCGCAGAGATGAAAGCTAAGTACCCACTAGCTGAAGCTCGCGTTGAGGTAAAAGAAATTCCAGGTCAACCTGGCGCATACAGCGCGGTTGCCTACCTCAAGCCTTGGCTGCAAATGGAAGAACTGACGACTTCTCTTCGTATGGTTGCGAACATTCCACAACCTAAGTAAGCGTCAATTAAGGGATGCGCTCTGCGCATCCCTTTTTATTCGTTATTCATTTTAAGGGAACTAAAGTGCTGACAGATTCTTCAAGCATTGATCGGGTGCATAAGAATCCTTCTTTGTTAGGTTCTCCCGATACACAAACACTCCCTTTGGCTGACATCTATACGTTTCTTGCTGAAAAAGATGACGTAGCCGCATTTTCCCTCTGGCTAAATCATTTCGCCGTTAGCAAAATCAATCGTAATTATTCAGTTAAGCGTTGGCTCAATCAGCAAATTGCCGAAATAGACGAACTCATTTCTGAACAAGTCAATGCTGTTCTCCATGATGCTCGTTTTCAGCGTCTTGAAAGTTCATGGCGAGGACTATGGTTTCTGGTGGAGGCTGCCGTCGCATCCGATAACATCAAAATTCGTTTGTTGGATGTTAACTGGAAAGACTTATCGAAAGACATTGAACGAGCTCCAGATTTCGATCAAAGCGGGCTGTTTCATTTAATTTACAACGAAGAATTTGGTACTCCAGGTGGCGAGCCATTTGGCGTATTGCTCGGTGACTATTACGTATCGCATCGCCCGTACGAAGGTCATCGCTACGACGATGTCTTTACCTTGCAGGGGATTAGTCGAGCTGCTGCCGCTGCATTTTGCCCTTTTGTTTGCAGTGCTGCGCCACAATTGTTCGGCCTCGATAGTTACGATACGTTAGGCTTGCCAATCAACCTAGATAACGTTTTTCGTGCCGATGAATATATTCGGTGGCGTTCGCTACGAGAACGCGAAGATAGTCGTTTCTTAGCATTAACATTGCCGAATTTATTGATGAGAAAACCTTACGAGCGTAATTATAACTCGCCCCAAGGTATGCATTTTGTCGAAGACGTAGCGGGTAAAAACAACAATAAATATTTGTGGGGCAATGCCTGCTTTGCGCTAGGCTCGGTCTTGATCCGTGAATTCTCCGAGGTCGGTTGGTTTAGCCATATTCGCGGTGTACCACGCGACTATTTGGGTGGCGGTTTAGTAACGCAATTTCCATCATTGAGTTATAAAACGGATAGCTCAAAAGCTATGGTGAAAATGTCGACTTCGGTCACGATCACCGACCAATTGGAACGGGAACTGAGTGATCTTGGTTTGATTTCGTTGTGCCACTGCTATCAAACGCCATATGCAGTATTTAATAACTGTCCATCGCTGCAAGTTTCAAAAAACTACGGCAATAAATCGGCCAATGCCAACGCGCGAATTAGTTCTATGTTGCAACAAATATTATGCGGCTCTCGATTCGCGCAATACATCAAAGTGATCATTCGCGATAAAGTCGGTTCTTATGTTACTGCTGATGCCTGTCAGCGTTTTTTACAAGATTGGCTAGATGAATATACAACAGGGCGCGATGACCTATCGTGGGAAATGATGGCTCGTTATCCTCTACGTGAGGCCCGCGTGAGGGTTGTCGAAGAGCCGGGGAAGCCGGGTCATTACTCAAGTATCGTACACTTAAAAACGCATT containing:
- the tssC gene encoding type VI secretion system contractile sheath large subunit yields the protein MSTELETSGGAVAEEQSFSLLEQAISSTKQTEREETQDLLANLTEQVLKGTVTWDRNLTNTIKQAVAAIDEAMSRQLTAILHDEKFQKLEGSWRGLNHLVMNSETSSTLKIRMLNISKRELFRDLDKAVEFDQSQIFKKLYEEEFGTAGGEPYGAMIGDFEFTSHPEDVDLLANMSNVAAAGFCPFISAAGAGMFGFDDFTELSKPRDLGAIFESQEYIKWRSFRDSEDSRFVTLVMPRVLSRLPYGAASKPVESFNFEEFELDESGMSKAAGHDDYCWMNAAYVMGTTLTRAFAENSWCTAIRGAEGGRVEGLPSHIFKSDDGDTDQKCPTEVGITDRREAELSNQGFLPLCHYKNTDYSVFFGAQSAQKQKVYDDPDATANASISARLPYLMATSRIAHYLKVMARDKVGSFMQAENCERWLNQWISQYTNSNPDASAEMKAKYPLAEARVEVKEIPGQPGAYSAVAYLKPWLQMEELTTSLRMVANIPQPK
- the tssC gene encoding type VI secretion system contractile sheath large subunit, whose amino-acid sequence is MLTDSSSIDRVHKNPSLLGSPDTQTLPLADIYTFLAEKDDVAAFSLWLNHFAVSKINRNYSVKRWLNQQIAEIDELISEQVNAVLHDARFQRLESSWRGLWFLVEAAVASDNIKIRLLDVNWKDLSKDIERAPDFDQSGLFHLIYNEEFGTPGGEPFGVLLGDYYVSHRPYEGHRYDDVFTLQGISRAAAAAFCPFVCSAAPQLFGLDSYDTLGLPINLDNVFRADEYIRWRSLREREDSRFLALTLPNLLMRKPYERNYNSPQGMHFVEDVAGKNNNKYLWGNACFALGSVLIREFSEVGWFSHIRGVPRDYLGGGLVTQFPSLSYKTDSSKAMVKMSTSVTITDQLERELSDLGLISLCHCYQTPYAVFNNCPSLQVSKNYGNKSANANARISSMLQQILCGSRFAQYIKVIIRDKVGSYVTADACQRFLQDWLDEYTTGRDDLSWEMMARYPLREARVRVVEEPGKPGHYSSIVHLKTHYTVDHLVSELKLTTALNQIETGKV